The following proteins are encoded in a genomic region of Notolabrus celidotus isolate fNotCel1 chromosome 19, fNotCel1.pri, whole genome shotgun sequence:
- the zgc:162472 gene encoding transcription factor TFIIIB component B'' homolog isoform X1 — MFRRSRFSIRPNVGAAGRAAGTSQDAPTASQEASETPKDISESSTAPAATDNKSVVTPSEKPTAPGDGNDQNGEGTSTSAALQRRKRFSIKPKVAPGRLSTLSRTPKSPAKAVSEAPVSDLDKPTTSSQTGPTVSPRGLQSPRRRRPSEDSKQLKLQPKPTIISSDGSAPSTVPLVEDLQEQTHLTADSGKQLESTSGSPVKEAPSRLPDKVPPSLPDKEAIEISEKAKTLVSSESSLSLPPSAFSLSRLLNDPSDMQRIAKAQKLRELLKQEMHKEKKRKKNKVRVKEFSLDPAKMTMRDLIRYLPESNPMTSSVEETVNENETVVPPSPEREASPERAQEPEAAPKVATPTQEEDGAEADGEAQEDPDEDEDAVMVPQVKVAEDGTLIIDEESLTVEVQRAKGPNLAQERDPIFERGSTTTYSSFRKGTYSRPWSGEETDMFFLAISMVGTDFSMICQLFPHRARSEIKNKFKKEERENSWRVDKAFRERRKLDIEYFSKLLEKILEVQKNRKKLKSLANKNSPKKQKRKAKSKKATKKLSDVEEENEEEENDMPDLEGEGEKENEALCNEGETPVPKPKKTRKRKKAASQEEPKDKKHKTGEKGNEQDEACTPEDAEAALPEDRTNSDISEKTTDANAAKDATIKPAKLTRGRAPKPLLPLSRKWAKKLSQPSKAGDAVSDKGDKSVTDGASQEQENKDASPLKQENKKKSDDDGSSSEEEVSIAPTPRPTRYGRVPKPTKPLNYSPKEDARSSASESTPASPATASAARPKPKPKLAAKRARPSKAQSAQESKKPKLVTLRASQSDYSDEENEKQWEEEEAQEEEQEHPACGSSNDSIAPAFVPASLRSPHPLISDVEETMEELDILANMPDVLGISQDALCPDASCERAHSETGTAEPCEHQLDLLVDVIDFLSSEHPEVSEDQSYNEAAETLLTIGNLAHLSHPAQSQISTEEQTDIISALVNEHLEEEIALQPAAQEEYTANSLISVASGSGVTETVTTVELQNSTTDSDNMQSISQQTDSEMDSTSKSNAEGTKTDSPQSKRGRLSKVKPKPNLGRASRAAQLKSAPETSTERTTEETQKDATETSQANDMGVVAEETPEIAASSQDLFKDDDVPSTCSEIKLTEEESSVPTTSDPETQEVKDTRDSKSTDVTPDSHDGTTKSSTNDVVTSDTVVPDSQSQQDPASVEKSSGPPPVEELPDSQKEDSEDASASQTKKSRFQRVKPKPNLAQMSRSVRSRPQTTKDTVDTPLNPTPNPSIDEETVVVSPEPSSSPKKTSQSAGPASDSTPSLDVGSTLTQSRKSLMTEQEKTTEFVGGQEELATVPLDEDASENQNVSEAQIEPSREQATIEKRPTPESIEDTLMSDVEMSDVVTESQVEHGSNTSIAPVVPAEVLPVSQKQEDGDASPSQTRKSRFQRVRPKPNLALTSRPVRSKPQTTQDTVEEDSNSTPDSNTSIHEKSTVEDPGEPASTISTGTPSQDSGVTSMLSLDLGPSLTPTEEMPETGLRNTDIGVESGGAALHESSSEAQFEISREPAMDERPLSESTEELILSHVGKTESDSTDLQTFDSVVTELQVEQGSEMDSASIQETGSQVSLCSPHVEESPVTQKQESEDLTSPKTRTSRFQRAKPKPNVAQTSRPVRSKPQTTREIDSKSTPNQSETIVDISEEPSCSSSPAPDDIPTPGLGSILPSKDDLPIIEEKKTDDQDVAGAIPHEKPSKIESLVPSLELSSTQKPTEELSSAEEPMTEAGLDSSSESSQQSVPQRRQRFPKVKPKPNIGSSTRSRQPKVQSDNISTPLEQSQVDILESKSPQRELRSTEKEGKDLMTTQCPVFGPVESGKPVDDTHKDASPFDGDQCTLDPVLEIKSPEKAKGKSKGDTKVEDAPASQSDCKQESSVGATEMNTQPTEEPTAISDVRSSADSSTESDMNSILPTINQSTPDSRGHTQLPQSGTDSEAQSQDTASQGSETNLSSSQSSHHDQSEPTPPPPPKAPQGRRCRPMKPKPNLGRSRQLPKTQQAQTTKEAQADSDTSSEGGKATFASKQASEFQPFIRDPLEEALEHCITQRSPPVVAESSIGCSGQEPDNSTQDAPMSSAAETHSHPSLSLFPDMLSGQMPSDPDEPFFTLCLTEIPVCPSGAVLDNTSEPLSCIPATETSLQQQSDAGVHLTAVGGEPLLNVAAVSEEKSAEKGLVNVKDTEPDPAAHTGSLIETPEEPQGSTAAQPPKTPETVEGNDETKIPPTKQRPQGTTRRAAKRQVKPNTSRKKRASSTATAKEEESIPTETNATEESELPGLSVQPREFDEVVSEQLKKGGNRRNTAKKALTPSQDPEESSSGARKRPTRGTRLRKPAASLSEVNNPAPSSDSAPAKAASKDQTAETPRVVRKRSTPEPVASTPNVERTSSTTLALEPNSEQTSSGPSSEEPLSASQSSIELFSSQQSLDSSSIEDATSVSQYFLSDIFTDVEEG; from the exons CAACTGTTCCTCTAGTGGAGGATTTACAAGAACAAACACATCTGACAGCAGACAGTGGCAAACAACTTGAAAGCACTTCAGGCAGTCCAGTAAAAGAAGCTCCTTCCAGACTACCTGATAAAGTCCCCCCCTCTCTACCAGACAAAGAAGCTATTGAGATATCAGAAAAAGCAAAGACTCTCGTATCATCTGAGAGCAGCCTTTCACTGCCACCTTCAGCGTTCTCCTTAAGCAGACTCCTGAACGACCCGTCTGACATGCAGAGGATTGCAAAGGCCCAGAAACTCAGAGAGCTGCTCAAACAGGAGATGCACAAAGAAAAG AAAcggaagaaaaataaagtgcGTGTCAAGGAGTTTTCTTTGGATCCCGCCAAAATGACCATGAGGGACTTAATCCGGTATCTACCAGAGTCCAACCCTATGAC aTCTAGTGTAGAAGAAACAGTGAACGAGAACGAGACTGTGGTCCCACCGTCACCAGAAAGAGAAGC GTCTCCAGAGAGAGCACAAGAACCTGAAGCTGCCCCCAAAGTTGCAACCCCAACACAGGAGGAGGACGGGGCGGAGGCTGATGGGGAGGCGCAGGAAGACCCTGACGAGGACGAAGACGCGGTCATGGTTCCTCAGGTCAAAGTAGCAGAGGACGGCACACTCATCATCGATGAAGAGAG CTTGACCGTGGAAGTCCAGCGAGCCAAAGGGCCAAACCTCGCTCAGGAACGGGACCCCATCTTTGAACGAGGCTCCACGACGACATACTCAAGCTTCAGAAAAGGGACCTATTCCAGACCCTGGTCTGGTGAAG AGACCGACATGTTCTTCCTGGCCATCAGCATGGTGGGGACAGACTTCTCCATGATCTGTCAGCTGTTTCCTCACAGAGCTCGATCAGAGATAAAG aacaaattcaaaaaagaagaacgAGAAAATTCCTGGAGGGTTGACAAAGCTTTCA GAGAGAGGCGCAAACTAGACATAGAGTACTTCTCCAAGCTGCTAGAGAAGATCCTCGAAGTtcagaaaaacaggaagaaacTGAAGTCTCTGGCTAACAAGAACTCCCCCAAGAAGCAAAAGAGGAAAGCAAAAA GCAAGAAAGCTACGAAGAAGCTGAGTgatgtggaggaggaaaatgaggaagaggagaacgATATGCCTGACctagagggggagggagagaaagagaacgaGGCCCTCTGTAATGAAGGAGAAACCCCTGTTCCTAAGCCTAAGAAGACacggaaaagaaagaaagcagcttCACAAGAGGAACCCaaagacaagaaacacaaaacggGGGAAAAAGGCAATGAACAAG ATGAAGCCTGCACACCAGAAGACGCTGAGGCAGCCCTTCCTGAAGACCGTACAAACTCAGACAT ATCTGAAAAGACTACGGATGCGAACGCAGCCAAGGACGCCACCATTAAACCAGCTAAACTCACTCGAGGCAGAGCACCGAAACCGCTGCTGCCTTTGAGCAGGAAGTGGGCTAAAAAGCTTTCACAGCCATCCAAGGCTGGAGACGCTGTGTCAGACAAAGGGGACAAGAGTGTGACAGATGGAGCCTCTCAAGAGCAG gaaaacaaagatgcatcgCCTTTAAAACAAGAGAATAAGAAGAAGTCAGACGATGATGGCAGCTCCTCTGAAGAAGAGGTGTCCATTGCTCCAACTCCTAGACCTACCAG GTATGGGAGAGTGCCCAAACCCACCAAGCCTTTGAATTACTCTCCCAAAGAGGACGCACGCTCCTCTGCATCTGAAAGCACTCCTGCCTCTCCGGCTACTGCTTCCGCTGCCAGGcctaaacccaaacccaaacttGCAGCCAAGAGGGCAAGACCATCAAAGGCCCAATCAGCCCAAGAGTCTAAAAAGCCCAAGCTGGTCACCCTCAGGGCCTCTCAGTCCGACTACAGTGATGAAGAGAATGAAAAGCAgtgggaggaagaagaggcgcaggaggaggagcaggagcacCCTGCATGTGGCTCCAGTAACGACAGCATTGCTCCTGCGTTTGTGCCTGCCAGCCTGCGCTCTCCACATCCTCTGATTTCAGATGTGGAAGAGACCATGGAAGAG CTTGATATCTTGGCCAATATGCCTGATGTGTTGGGCATCTCCCAAGATGCTTTGTGCCCTGATGCCTCTTGTGAGCGGGCACATAGTGAGACAGGCACAGCTGAACCCTGTGAACATCAGTTGGACCTGCTGGTT GATGTTATCGACTTCCTGTCTTCTGAACACCCAGAAG TATCTGAAGACCAGAGCTACAACGAGGCTGCTGAAACCCTGTTGACCATTGGCAATCTGGCTCACCTCTCTCACCCAGCACAGAGTCAGATATCCACAGAAGAGCAAACAG ATATAATATCAGCCCTTGTCAATGAACATCTAGAAGAAGAGATTGCATTACAGCCTGCTGCACAAGAGGAATACACTGCCAACTCTCTGATATCTGTAGCCTCTGGCAGTGGAGTCACAGAAACAGTTACCACAGTGGAGCTGCAGAACAGCACAACAGACAGTGATAACATGCAAAGTATCAGTCAGCAGACTGATTCAGAAATGGATTCTACCTCTAAATCAAATGCAGAAGGTACAAAAACAGATTCTCCTCAAAGCAAGAGGGGGCGTTTATCCAAGGTGAAACCAAAACCTAACCTAGGTCGAGCCTCAAGGGCTGCTCAGCTGAAATCCGCACCAGAGACGTCTACAGagaggacaactgaagagacgCAAAAAGATGCCACAGAAACGTCTCAAGCAAATGACATGGGAGTCGTTGCAGAAGAAACCCCTGAAATAGCAGCTAGCAGTCAAGACCTGTTTAAAGATGACGATGTGCCCTCCACATGTTCAGAAATCAAACTTACAGAAGAGGAAAGTTCTGTTCCAACAACATCAGATCCAGAGACTCAAGAAGTGAAGGACACCAGAGACTCAAAGTCCACAGATGTTACACCAGATTCTCACGATGGTACAACTAAAAGTAGCACAAATGATGTGGTGACATCAGACACAGTGGTCCCGGACTCACAGAGTCAGCAAGACCCAGCCTCGGTCGAGAAAAGCAGTGGGCCTCCTCCTGTCGAGGAGTTGCCCGACAGTCAGAAAGAAGACAGTGAGGATGCATCTGCTTCACAGACGAAGAAGAGTCGATTCCAGAGAGTCAAGCCCAAACCCAACCTGGCACAGATGTCAAGAAGTGTACGTTCAAGACCTCAAACCACAAAGGACACAGTAGATACACCGTTAAACCCAACTCCAAACCCAAGTATAGATGAAGAAACAGTAGTAGTTTCTCCAgaaccctcctcctctcctaaaaaaacaagtcaaagtgCTGGTCCTGCCTCAGATTCAACACCATCACTAGATGTTGGCTCTACTCTCACACAGTCCAGGAAATCGCTGATGACTGAGCAGGAAAAGACGACTGAGTTTGTTGGTGGTCAGGAAGAATTAGCGACGGTGCCTTTGGATGAGGATGCTTCAGAAAACCAGAACGTCTCTGAAGCCCAAATTGAACCAAGTAGAGAACAGGCCACCATAGAGAAGAGGCCAACACCTGAGTCCATTGAAGATACACTGATGTCTGATGTTGAGATGTCTGATGTAGTCACGGAATCACAGGTTGAACATGGGTCAAACACAAGCATTGCCCCAGTTGTTCCTGCAGAGGTTTTACCCGTCAGTCAGAAGCAAGAGGATGGAGACGCATCTCCTTCCCAGACCAGGAAGAGTCGATTCCAGAGAGTCAGGCCTAAACCCAACCTGGCACTGACGTCAAGACCTGTACGTTCAAAACCTCAAACTACACAAGACACTGTAGAGGAAGACTCCAACTCAACCCCCGATTCAAACACAAGCATCCATGAAAAATCAACTGTAGAGGATCCGGGAGAACCAGCCAGTACCATCTCTACTGGAACTCCAAGCCAAGACAGTGGTGTCACGTCAATGCTATCGTTGGATTTAGGCCCTTCTCTTACACCCACAGAGGAAATGCCTGAAACTGGGCTAAGAAACACAGATATTGGGGTTGAGTCTGGTGGAGCAGCATTACATGAGAGTTCCTCTGAAGCCCAGTTTGAAATAAGTAGAGAACCGGCCATGGATGAAAGGCCATTATCTGAGTCCACAGAGGAGCTCATATTGTCTCATGTTGGGAAAACTGAAAGTGATTCTACTGATCTGCAGACATTTGACTCGGTAGTCACAGAATTGCAAGTTGAGCAAGGGTCGGAAATGGATTCAGCATCCATTCAAGAGACAGGCAGCCAagtttctctctgttctccacATGTAGAGGAGTCACCCGTCACTCAGAAACAAGAGAGTGAAGATTTAACTTCTCCCAAAACCAGGACAAGTCGTTTCCAGAGAGCCAAGCCTAAACCCAACGTAGCACAGACGTCAAGACCTGTACGTTCTAAACCTCAAACCACCAGAGAGATAGACTCCAAATCAACTCcaaaccaatcagaaacaataGTAGACATTTCAGAAGAACCATCCTGCTCCAGCTCACCTGCCCCAGATGATATACCAACACCGGGATTGGGCTCTATTCTTCCATCAAAAGATGATCTTCCTATTATCGAGGAGAAAAAGACTGATGATCAAGATGTTGCTGGTGCCATCCCACATGAAAAGCCAAGCAAAATTGAAAGCCTGGTACCATCACTGGAATTAAGTTCTACTCAAAAACCCACAGAGGAATTATCTTCAGCCGAGGAGCCAATGACTGAAGCAGGACTGGACTCAAGCTCAGAGAGCTCTCAACAAAGTGTGCCTCAAAGACGGCAACGTTTTCCCAAAGTCAAACCCAAACCCAATATTGGATCATCCACCAGGAGTAGACAGCCTAAAGTGCAGTCGGATAATATCAGTACACCTTTAGAACAGTCCCAGGTAGACATCCTAGAAAGCAAGAGTCCACAGAGAGAACTGAGATCTACagagaaggagggaaaggaTTTAATGACAACACAATGTCCAGTTTTTGGGCCTGTAGAGTCAGGGAAGCCAGTCGATGATACACATAAGGATGCATCTCCATTTGATGGGGATCAGTGTACTCTTGACCCTGTGCTTGAAATTAAGAGCCCGGAGAAAGCCAAAGGGAAATCCAAAGGAGACACAAAGGTGGAGGATGCACCTGCCTCACAATCAGACTGCAAACAAGAGTCGTCTGTTGGAGCTACAGAAATGAATACACAACCGACAGAGGAGCCAACTGCGATTTCAGATGTTAGATCTTCAGCTGATAGTTCCACAGAGTCAGATATGAACTCTATTCTCCCAACTATCAACCAGTCCACGCCAGATTCAAGAGGACACACTCAGCTGCCACAGTCAGGGACTGACTCTGAGGCACAAAGTCAAGATACAGCCTCACAAGGTTCTGAAACTAATCTGTCATCCTCCCAGAG CTCTCATCATGATCAGTCAGAgccaactcctcctcctcctcctaaagCGCCTCAGGGTCGTCGATGCCGGCCCATGAAACCTAAACCCAACCTGGGACGCAGCCGTCAACTTCCTAAAACCCAACAAGCTCAGACAACAAAAGAAGCACAAGCAG ATTCTGATACCAGCTCAGAGGGTGGAAAGGCCACATTTGCTTCCAAACAAGCGTCTGAATTCCAACCTTTCATTAGGGATCCATTAGAGGAAGCTCTTGAACACTGCATCACCCAGAGATCTCCTCCTGTAGTTGCTGAATCCTCTATTGGCTGTTCGGGACAAGAACCTGACAATTCAACTCAG GACGCGCCAATGTCAAGTGCAGCAGAGACCCACAGTCATCCAAGTCTTTCACTCTTTCCAGACA TGCTGTCAGGACAGATGCCTTCAGATCCGGATGAACCGTTTTTCACCCTCTGTCTGACCGAGATCCCAGTCTGCCCTTCAGGAGCGGTGCTGGATAATACGTCTGAGCCCCTCTCTTGTATCCCTGCGACAGAAACATCGCTACAGCAGCAGAG TGATGCTGGAGTTCATTTGACAGCAGTGGGAGGTGAGCCTCTCCTTAATGTCGCTGCTGTGTCAGAGGAGaagagtgcagagaaaggcctCGTCAATGTCAAAGATACTGAGCCTGACCCTGCTGCTCATACT GGTTCACTCATTGAGACTCCAGAGGAGCCACAAG GGAGTACTGCAGCCCAGCCGCCCAAAACACCAGAGACTGTGGAGGGTAATGATGAGACTAAAATCCCCCCTACAAAGCAGAGACCTCAGGGCACAACAAGGAGAG CAGCCAAACGGCAGGTTAAGCCAAATACTTCAAGGAAAAAACGAGCCAGCAGCACTGCCACTGCCAAGGAAGAAGAGTCAATCCCCACTGAAACGAACGCCACAGAGGAGTCCGAGCTGCCAGGGCTTTCTGTGCAGCCAAGAGAGTTTGATGAGGTTGTCTCTGAGCAACTGAAGAAAGGCGGCAATCGCAGAAACACTGCAAAGAAAGCTCTTACACCTTCGCAGGACCCTGAAGAAAGCAGCTCAGGAGCACGGAAAAGACCGACCAGAGGGACTCGGTTGAG AAAACCTGCAGCCTCTCTTTCTGAGGTGAACAACCCTGCCCCTTCAAGTGATTCTGCACCTGCCAAAGCAGCATCCAAGGATCAGACAGCTGAAACTCCACGTGTAGTAAGAAAACGATCCACTCCAGAACCTGTAGCCTCAACGCCAAATGTCGAGCGCACATCCTCGACCACGTTAGCATTAGAGCCGAACTCTGAGCAGACTTCCTCCGGACCAAGCTCAGAGGAACCTCTTAGCGCCTCTCAGTCTTCAATCGAG ctttTTTCCTCCCAGCAAAGTCTCGACAGCAGCTCCATAGAAGACGCCACCAGTGTGTCTCAGTACTTCTTAAGTGACATTTTTACAGACGTGGAAGAAGGATGA